Part of the Sinorhizobium terangae genome is shown below.
GACCTGCTTGCGCTCAGCGCCTTATTCGACGAAGCCCCAGTTGACAGATGCGGGACGACGCGAGACCGCCGCTAGGTTGGACGGAGCCTTCTTGTCCTGGCCGGTGAAAAATTCGTGGCGCACGATTTCGTGCAGGAATGCCTCGTCGATCGTCTTGATGAATTGCACGCCGATGCGCTCTCCTTTGCGGTAGACCTCGGCGCATCCGATGCGGAATTTCGTGCCGACGATATGGAGGTAATAGTGCTGCGACAGTCCGATTGTCGTGCTCACGGAAAAGCTCGCGCCGCCCCGCGAGATGTCGATCATTTTGCAGGCTCGTATGGAGACGCCGCCGAGGGCCGGTCGCACCGACATCAGCGTGCCAGCCTGGCCGATCGAAAAGCGCTCGTACTTGCGCTCGTAGAGAGGCGAGGGGACGAGCGAATACATGGTCGACTGCAGCATGCGTCATACTCCGGACGCGCCGCATGAAGCGGCGATTGCGATTCCACGAAGTCCGGACAAGTCATTTGCCGGTGCCTTCCAAAATGCCTGGGCAGGAAGGCTATTCTCGGCAGTCTCCAGTGGGAAACTTGCAATCCCTTGAAGCTAATCGATAAGAATCTAACAAGCTTGCGTTATTTGGACACCGACGCAGCCGCTACTGATGCATGTCGCCGAGAAGTGTGCAGCGGTTTTGGGATATGCATAAAAGCGATGACCTAAAGCGCGTCGCATGAGTCCGATTGAGCGCGACGCGCTTTTAAAGCCCGCCGCTGGAAAACTGCAACCGGATCAGCCGGCGCAGAAAGTCCTGGGCAAGCAGCATGTTGAAGCGCACGCCGA
Proteins encoded:
- a CDS encoding PilZ domain-containing protein, with protein sequence MLQSTMYSLVPSPLYERKYERFSIGQAGTLMSVRPALGGVSIRACKMIDISRGGASFSVSTTIGLSQHYYLHIVGTKFRIGCAEVYRKGERIGVQFIKTIDEAFLHEIVRHEFFTGQDKKAPSNLAAVSRRPASVNWGFVE